The sequence TTCCGTCAGTGTGTTGTCAATGTGTGCAGGCGGGAAGGCTATTGGAAGATCAAATGTCTCATCGTATTGGGTCATGCAGACGAAATAGAGGTTCAATTCTTTCTGTCGTTCAAACCCTGAAAAATCCTGCATTGTCAAGGCCCTGGTAAGTTCCCTTGCCCTGTCAGGCCTGAAATTGAAAAAGATCACAGCATCATTATCCTGTATGGTAGCTGTTGGATGGTTCCCGTCCAGTATAACGGTGGGTTTGACAAATTCGTCATTTTCCCCTCTCTTATAGGCAGCCCTTACCGCACTTCCTGCATCGGGTGATGCCAGGCCTTTGCCAGGTACTATGGCATCATAGGCAAGCTGGACACGTTCCCACCTGTTGTCCCGATCCATTCCATAATAGCGACCGCCAATTGTAGCAATTTTTCCTGTACCAAGTGTTCGCATCAGATCTTCGGTCCGGGTGATATATTCTCCTGCACAGTGCGGCGGGACGTCCCGGCCGTCAAGGAATGCATGGACAAAAACCTGTTCAAGTCCTGCATTCTTTACCATCTCCAGCAGTGCAGACAAGTGCTCGATGTGACTATGCACTCCCCCATCCGAGAGCAGACCAATCAAATGAAGTGATGAGCCGTTTGTCAGTGCATGTTCAACTGCGTCGGTCAGTACCTTATTAGAAAAGAAATCGCCATCCGCAATCGATTTATCTATCCTTGTGATATCCTGGTATACCACGCGACCACTACCCAGGTTCAGGTGACCTACTTCACTATTTCCCATCTGGCCCGGGGGAAGTCCAACTGCCTTGCCTGAAGCTTCCAGTGTGGAATTGGGATATTTTCCCATCAGGTAGTCCATCACCGGTGTATCAGCATTGGCTATTGCATTTCCTTCAATTTCAGGGTTTATACCCCAGCCATCAAGTATGATAAGAATGAGTGGTTTAGGGATGTTCATTTTCATATCTTCTTTTTGAACGTTTAGGAAAATATATACTTTCCTGTAGGCTTAAAAAATGCGAACGAAGTGAGGATTTTCTTGGCCATCCATACCTTAAATAATTGTGCTATATAGAGGCTGTCCGGCAATTCAAAAAGTAATTGTTAGACTGCCTCTATAATCCATCAGCAAACCAGACTCTGCATCGTGCAACCTTTGCTGATCCGGATATTACACATTCCCTACCTTATATCTTAATTATTTCCTCTTCAAAAGAAACGTCACTAATAGGAGTCCTGCAACTGTGAATATTACTTCAAATCCCGGTAATCCACTTTCATCTTCCGGCAATTCACTTTCATCTTCCGGTAACCCAACTTTGTCTTTATCTTCTATTACCTCCAGTCCCTCTCCACCAGCTATTCCAGTTTCGTTGGTGATTTCCAGATCCAGAGAATATTCTCCGTAATCATCATCATATGAAGTGATCCCGATGTAGATATCACCACTATAGGTTATTTCCTGGGTTGTTTTAGTAATCGCATCCGGATTATTTGGATACTCTGTTGCAATTTCTATCCTATCTTCATCGTAAAGTGTAAAACCTCTCATCCTGTCGCTTGGCGGGGTCACTTTAACGTTTAGCACTGTTCCCGCTTCAACAGCCATCCTGTAGAGATCTTTAGTGTCCGTACCCAGCGATCCAGATAGATAACCGTTATGAGTCCCTTCTATTATCTCCATAGCTGTTTCAAACGTGGCTCCTGCATCTGTTTGACTTTCGGCATCGAAATTATCATCGATAGTGATAATGTATTTTGTACCTGTCACGGTATCAAGAATCCCGCCACCACCAACGCTCAGGTAATATGTATAAGAACTCTCCTGTGAACCGGGCAGCCAGAGATGACTTCTGGATTCAGCCGCACCAACCACATTCTTCAAAGGATTATCATATTCCGGAAGCAGTATTACCCCATCTATGTCATACAATTTAGCACTGCTGATTATAGTTCGATTTTCCACTACCGGATTAATAACTTTGATTGTAAGCAACTGTCCGGCATTAACTTTATTTGTAAGTTTAAAGTATTCCGGTGTATCAAATGGAATGTCATGACCTGTCACATAACTTCCCGGATCTATCTCAATTGCGTCATCAAAACCATTACCACCATCTAGCAGTGTCTGCTGCGCACTTACTATTCCTGCTGTTCCAATAATGACTAGACCTATCAAGATGAACATTTTCAATTTTTTCATGTTATCAACTCTTTATTTATTTTCCAATTAAAATAAAAGTTAACTGAATTAATGCAAAATCTCCATTGTATTTTTTCTGCTAATCTATAAATAAATTGCTATTTTTCAATATTCGCTAATAATTAATATTACTCATGCAACTACTTCTACTCCTACAACAACTCCTACAACTTTTCCTATTTACGTTGTTGGGTGGAGGAAAGGTTCTCCCCTCACACCAGTTCATTCACTGGCTTTATTTGCTTCCACTATAGCCCTTCTGCCTTCATCCTTGTTCTTGTCCATGAAACACCTGGAAGCACAGGCCAGCAGTTTCTCTTTAGTAGGAGACATATTAGAACGCTCATACGATTCAAGACCCCGGTTGGTCCAACCCTCTTCAAAACACCTGTCACCACACAGAGTAAGCAACTCATCAGTCGGCGTCTTATTTGCTTTTTCATAGGCCTCCAGCCCGGGATATAACTTACCCTCTTCAAAACACTTGTTGCCACAACTGAGCAGTTCCTCTTCCGGCACTTCCTCACCTGCCGCCTTAAAGGCATCCAGGCCCTTGTTAAGCTCTCCTTCCAGCAGGCATTTGCGGCCCGCCTCAATGAGCTTGTCTTTCGGGAGTGGTACTCCAAGGAATTTAATTGCATTAATAGCTGAATATATCTGCCCTTCCTCAAGATATTTATCGATCCAGCCAAAGAGCATATCGTCAGGCAGCTCGACACCTGCAGCTTTTGAACCTTCCACAGCTTTCGAAAGCCATCCCTGATCAAGATACTGGAAAATATAACTATTGATCTCCTCTTCAGAAAGTTGGGCCCCCATCTCCTTTGAGATATCTATAGCCTCAGCCATCCGGCCTTTTTCCAGGATGTTTTTAAGGTAAGCGGTTAGTTTTTCATCATTCATTTTATCGTTTATAGTCTAATTGACTGACATTTAAGTGTTGTTGTCTGGTTGTGAGATGTTCTGTAACCTGGAAAAACCAAAGCTTAGTCGGGAACATTCCTGTAGTGTTAGATGCTTTCATTTTTTTGGACAAACTGCCGCCACTTGACCAGCAGTACCGGGCTGATAATTCCTACTAAGATCACCTGAATGCCTGTTTGCTTTTTTAAGTATATCTGCAATCTGATGTGCATCTTTCGTATGCATCATTAAATGGTTGATTGATGGATGTGGATTAAAATGAATCCGGATACGGTAAACTGATTTTGAACCAATGTACATGATATATCCATAACCAAAACAAAAAACAACCCATATGAGACTTTGAGTAAGGTCTTCCATTGGTTCTCCTGCAAATGTCTGTGAAAGAAGGGTGAAAAGCCAAAGTATTCCTACTATGAATAAGCCCCAGTACGCTAATCTGTATAGTTTATTTTTTTGTACCTGTACTGTATTTATTGAATCTAAAGTATGGGTTGTTGAACCCAAAATCCGTTGAAATATAGTACTGGCCCTGATATACTTACTATTAATTTCAACGCTTGATCTCGATATGATAAACTGTGTTAACACAATGGAAAACATTATTAATTCAATTCCATATTTATTAAAAAAGGAATCATGTCCGGATATATGATAGAGAACAAAAACAGTGAAAGCAAAGAGTAATCCAATAATCGCCTCTT is a genomic window of ANME-2 cluster archaeon containing:
- a CDS encoding 2,3-bisphosphoglycerate-independent phosphoglycerate mutase gives rise to the protein MPKPLILIILDGWGINPEIEGNAIANADTPVMDYLMGKYPNSTLEASGKAVGLPPGQMGNSEVGHLNLGSGRVVYQDITRIDKSIADGDFFSNKVLTDAVEHALTNGSSLHLIGLLSDGGVHSHIEHLSALLEMVKNAGLEQVFVHAFLDGRDVPPHCAGEYITRTEDLMRTLGTGKIATIGGRYYGMDRDNRWERVQLAYDAIVPGKGLASPDAGSAVRAAYKRGENDEFVKPTVILDGNHPTATIQDNDAVIFFNFRPDRARELTRALTMQDFSGFERQKELNLYFVCMTQYDETFDLPIAFPPAHIDNTLTEYLSKNGKKQLHIAETEKYAHVTFFFNGGVEKPCKGEDRILIHSPDVATYDLKPEMSAYEVTDAVVEKIVSGGYDVIILNYANPDMVGHTGVMDAAVTAVEVVDECLGRVVRAVEDMGGVAVITADHGNSEQMIYYEDKSPHTTHTTNRVPLVFVSDMDVDLKDGMFADIAPTILELLHLDVPPQMTGQSLLLRKDN